The genomic stretch TGGGAGAATGATACCATAGTTCAGAGGTTTAAGGAATATGCTGAGCTCCTTTTCCAGAGACTGGGAGATAAAGTGAAATTTTGGATAACCCTCAATGAACCCTACAACACTGCATATTTTGGTTATGGTGTTGGAACAGCTGCTCCAGGTAAGACCACTGGGCATAACCTCAGAGCCTTCACAGCACTGTAGGCACAGCTGTTTTATGCTGCCACAGAGTAGACATGAGGGACTTGCAAAGGCAGAGCAAGAAAGACGGTGTGGTAGGGGGATACATGGGTCTGCTGTGGTGTGGTGAAGAGGTCCTGCTTTCACTTTGCCTGTCACCTCCTAGACCCATCTTCCTTCCACTCCTCTAATCCAGTGCTCCTCTGAAACATCCAGATTACACTTGCTGCCTGGAGCAGACCCATTTTCAGACCAGCCCCAGGGACTGTGGAAAAGGGTTAGGGCTGGAAGAAAGTGAAGCTTGGCTGTAGGGTAGAAGGATGTGGAGGGACAGGAGCTGGCCTGAAAACACAGCTGTCCGCTCTCCATACTGGCAGCGTGTTGCCAGGGCTGGCAGCCTTGCATGGGCAGAGAGCTGAACCAGCCCATGTCCCActgcagggggaggaaggggcaaTGCGGTGTCCTGCACAACTGCAGCTGCATCTTCAGCTGTCTCTACTGGAACAGTGATTTCATCCCAGGGCTGGGCCCAAGGGCACCAGGGGCTGCACATTTACTTGTTTACTAGTGCGCAGTTCTGGCTGTCCTGGGCGTTGTGCTGACCTGAGAAGCAGCCAATGAGAGGGCCGGGAACTGCTGCTCCACCACCTTTGCTGCCTCTGTCTGCAGGCATTTCCATTCGACCAGGGCGAGCTCCCTACGTGGTGGGGCACAACTTAATAAAGGCCCATGCGGAAGTCTGGCACCTCTACAATGAGACCTACCGGGCAAAGCAAGGAGGTTTAATCTCTATCACCATCAACTCTGACTGGGCAGAACCAAGGAACCCACACAACCAGGAAGACATCAGTGCTGCCAAACGATTCTTGCAGGTACAGACACCTGGtcacagctcttcctgctgtcctgggtttgtTCATGGTGACACTCCATCTGTGGGTGCTGCAGATACCCAGAAACCAGGTTAGCCTCTTACTGGAAGAAAAGGGTGAGCCAAAGGCATCACTGCAACGTATCATCCTCTTCTAGTGGCCAGTAGAGTTGCAACAGAAATGAGACAAAATATGGTTGGAGTCACAAAGGCTTATTAAATTTACTGCCATTAAATGGGCATCCCTGGGTATCTCTATGTGTCTGTCCATTATAAGTTCTAAAGCAGCACATGAAAGAGAAACCCCTTGTTTTGATACATAATTTATTATTCTTCCTTGTTTCCTGGCTTAGTTTTTATTAGGTTGGTTTGCTCATCCCATTTTCAAAACTGGTGATTATAACGAAGTGATGAAAACAAGGATTCGGGAACGCAGCCTGGCTCAAGGTCTGAGCCAGTCCCGGTAAGAGCTCAGGCACACACCTGCTTCTGTTTCACCCGCTGTACTGAAACCTGCATTATTGGTAGATGGGCTGAatttcaatgattctattgcaGTATTACTAACTTACAACTAACTTATTGTATCCTCACAGAAAAACTAGTGTGCATTTTTCCTGTTCCTTGTCTTTACCTCCCTTGCAAACTAAATTTActaattgtcctgggttcagcagtagcagtcatttttctccttagtagccggtgcagtgctgtgtgtttgactttcagcctgggaacagtgctgataacaccgatgtttttagttactgctcaaatgtttggtctgaccaaggactttctgagtctcatgctctgccagggatgaggggaagccaggaggaagcagagacaggacacctgacccaaactaaccaaagaggtattccataccacagcacgtcatgcccagtatataaactgggggcagttacccagaagccccagatcactgctcaggtcaggctgggtatcagttggcgggtggtgagcggttgcattctcttcccttgttatttcccttaccattattatcattggtggcagcagcagtggtttgtgttataccttagttactggactgttcttctctcagcctgtgggagttacagtctttcgattctcctccccatccctctgagaGCAGGGGTAGGAAgaagaggggagtgagtgagcagctgtgtggttctgagttaccggctgggcttaaccCATGACACTAACATAACCTATCCAATAAGTTGGCAGCTCAGAGTGATGTAGGAAATGCTCTGCATTAGACACAGTGCTTTACCTGATGACTGTGGTAAATGTGTTTTAACTTTTCTTAAAATTATGTACTGAATTTGAGCACTGAGAACTCATTGGTCCCTCTAAATTATGTTTCTTATTTTGCAATCCCATGAATTATTCTTAACTTTATTGTGGTAGTAGTGGCCCATCgtgaatgttttttcttttctctctctttcaagGCACACACAATTAAAGTACTTTTTTCTCTTAACATCAATAGCAATTTAATGGGGTATATTAGATCTGGGCTATTCCTGATCACTCATTTGTGCAAATGGGAATGACCACTTGTTTTGAAATGAGGGAGATGGTGGAAGAGTCAGCATGTGCTCTGCAGCAAAGGCGGGTCTCTTCAAGATTTGAGTTACgcttttgtatatgcctaaaaCACTTGCATTCTTGGGCACTTTCTTAGacatgctatttcttctctggTGGTTGCTGCCATTAATAACAGAACAAAGTCACGTGCGTTGATTTATGAGGCAACGTGCGCAAGCATCTCAATCTTCCAGAAGAATTATGGTACCTTGCCTTTTGCTTGTGGTGCTGGTACCAGGGATACCAGCATTACATGAGGTGTGTTCAGTGTGGATCTCAGAAAGCTCACAAGTTTTGTTTCCTGTGCAGAAGCTAGAGTTTATGAGACACCACTGTATTAGCCTCTGCCACAACCTACCAAGTGCTACTACTGCCACACAGAGAAGAGCTCCTCTTGTAGCAGACGCCTGTTcccctgctgctggggagcacATGTTAGCAGAGGTGCCTGGCTGTATCTTCAGTATACACAAGCAGCAGTACAATGTTTTGATGGGCTCATGACAGCTCCCCTGAGCAGGGACAGGACCCCCTGGATGTCACTGGCTGCTAGCAGACACTGTTTAATGCTTACTTCTGTCAGAGCTAGTTGTGCTTTTGCAGGATAGTGGGCTTGAGACTGGTCACTTGTGAACACTGCAGCTCTCGGTCTCCATAGGGGTTTGTGACAAACTCCATAGGTGAGCATGTGACAATCAAAATTATTATCaccatttcctcccatttccACACTCCTTACTGGGCAAACACTGTTTCTTGTCTTATAAAGCAGGATATTGGTCAAACTTCTTGTGTGATCTTGAGCAGGACTTCTAGCCATCAGGTGTCTCTTTTCTGGTCAGGGAAAGGTCTGttcttcctctgaaaaacaTCAGAGCAGGCAGCATGAACTGCATAGTCTAGCAAAAGCTGAGTTTATACAACAGCACTGGGAAGGGGTAGAAGCAAAAGAAGGGGAAATCCTGAGAAGACATACAGTTTGAGGGGTTTATGCGTTTCTCTGTTTTCTATTGCAGGCTTCCAGAATTtactgaaagtgaaaagcaaagaattaaaGGCACATATGACTACTTTGGCCTGAATCATTATACTACAGTATTAACATACAACATGAACTATCCTGCTGGCGTTCTGTCGTATGACTCTGACAGGTAAGATAAGCATGTAAATTATTGGTCAAGTAAAATATGCACATCTGGAGCCTGGGCCAACTGATCAGTGTAAACTATTAGCACATAGTGCTGTGAGACAGGTATTTCAACCAATACTAATAAAAACATCCACGAACAGTACATGTGGTACTGTTATTTTCACAAAAGGCCAGCAACAGCCTGTTTTACAGACCTGATGATAAATATGAATGCTAAAAACAGGACAAAGAACATTAGAGGATCCACTAAAGGAAGGAATCTGCACTTGTGAGTCTCCCAGTGGTTTGGGATCCGTTGTCAACCATATTTATCATGTTTCCTGCCCCCAATCTACAGTTTGATTATCCTGGGTTATGGATACTGCTCCATTTGCTGTTAAACAGTCATTAGTTCACCACAGCAGATAAAAATATAAGTTCAAAGCCTAAACGGCTACGTCACTTCATAGTTAAATATACATAAGTCAAGGTATTTATTTAGGTAACAATTTCTTTTCCCAGCTTAAAACAGGAGCTCACTAGTTTTTCCTATGAGAATTGAGGTAATGCTGGGACAACATGGGCTGTTTTCTGAAACCTTTCCATAgagaataaatgaaataattataccttctctttgctgctgaaTCCCCACTCCTGTGGTTTAGCCCATAGTAGGACACTGGGCTCAGTTTTAAATTCCTGTACGTAGCTGTAAACAGCAATTTTGTGTGCTCAAAAACTGCATTATACACACTACAAAGATCTGGAGCTAACATCACATCCTCAGCCATAGCTGGTTTAAGCAGAATACCATTGTGAAGCAAAGTATCAAAAGTGTTGTCTAGAGGCCTGGGAGCTCCAGCACCACCATCACCTGCTGTCACAGCCTAACCAGCTTGCTACCGTGTCCGCTCTTGGTTCGGTGTTCTACAGAGCTCTGCTTCTCAGCCCGGCAGCAAAGAGGTGCCAGGCACAGTGGCAGGCACTTGGGACTGGTCCCTTGATCAGCGTGTCCTCTTTGCAGGGGTGTAGCTTCAGTAACAGACCGCAGCTGGCTGAACTCGGGTTCCTTCTGGCTAAAGGTGACACCCTTTGGTTTCCGAAAGCTCCTGAGATGGATAAAGGAAGAGTACAACAATCCTCCTATTTATGTGACTGAAAATGGGATCTCAGAAAGGGGAGCCTCAGACTTCAATGACACTTGGCGAACACATTACTATCGGAGCTACATTAACGAAGCACTGAAAGGTGAGAATGACTGTTTAAATCTGATCATCCAAATCTCTAGAGAGCAGCAGTGTCTTGCTGCAAGACTGATGTGTATAAAACAAGTTGTGAAGAGCTGAAACACCACTGCTATTACCCCTGCAAGTTGCACACTCACACGGGTTTACTCTTTATCTGCTTCTGAGAGCCTTTGGGTTTAGCAGCAACGGCCCATGGATAGCCAGGACACTGCAGGGAAAAGGTCTAAGGGAAGAACAAACCCTGGGTTCAGAAGGGTAACTGCAGCTTTGTTGCATAGCTGCATCTGGCAAGAGAAGATGCTACTATTACTTGAGGAATACCTATTTTGATTTCTAGCTTGACTAGTACTGTGTCTAGAAATTTcaactttttttaaacaaacaaacccaaactgtttTCAGTTACAGCACTGTTCATACAAcactggagaggggcttttctAACATACTGGGTGCTGCCAGCCAGATATTCAGAATGGGGTCATTTACTGTGGTTGAGCAGCAAGGCCCCACAAGCACTTAAAGCAATACTTGTACGCTGAtggcttttctcctttgttccTAAGCTTTTGTTTATTGGACAAAAGCTTTGAGTTTTAGAGCAGGCAAAAGCAGTCTACAGCACTGGTAACTACCCTGGTTGCTTGTTAGGTCAGCTGCCAAGTTATGGCTATCTCAAATCAGCTGAGAAGCAACACAAGAGGTGGGAATGGGGCGACAGTGAAACCAATGATGCCAAAACAGTAATAACCCCACTGTGCTTGGCACCCTGGTGCTGTGTAGTGTCCTGAACCATCTTCATATCACTGCTGGTCTGGTGGTGACATCTCCAGTCACTTGGCTGCACAACCAATCTCTTCTTTCTGGTTCTGGTAACAGCCATTGTGCTTGATGGTGTTGACTTACGAGGCTACACCGCATGGACACTGATGGACAACTTCGAGTGGGCAGTGGGCTTTGATGAGAAATTTGGGTTCTACCACGTGAATTTCACAGACCCTGACTTGCCACGGCGCCCCAAGGCCTCTGCCAGGTACTACTCACAGATCATAAACTGCAATGGGTTTCCAGACCCAGCAGCTGGCCCACATCCTTGTCTGGAACTGGAGCCTGAAGGTAAGCGACACAGCAGAAattgtgctttttctgttttgtatgtGCATCTGATTCCAATCCCAAAAGATTTCCATAATCTAAGGTCTTtacaaaaccacttttttctgcagtatTCTTTCTAAGGGCTCTAGTGGTGCACTGACTGATCACGGGTTTTGTTGTGACTGAAGACATTCACATGGAATTATGGCGCTTTTGTAtgccaaaccaaacaaatgacTAAAATTTTGCGTGATAGCTCCTCAAGGCATGCAGCAAAACAAGTTACTCCATTCCACTTTCCTCTGATTAACAAATTGCCCAAGATGTTTTCCAAATCACACACATTCAGTATTCCCACACCATGttttccaagcaattttgaatattttatgtCAGTCAGTGTTTTGGGTAAGCCTTTGGAAATACTGTTTCgtcatttacatttttctgaaCTAGAGGTGTGCACCAAACAACAAGCACTGTTAACATGGGCTTTTGGGGATAACCATGGCTGCTGAAGAACACTCACCTCTCCTGGAGTATTGACACCTGCACTCTTGGCCCCAGCTATGCCTTTACTCTGAGCTAGAACTGCGTCAGTCCCTGATCCACACTATTATGGCCATGgccccagcactgagcctgCCTGTAGAAGCAGGAAGTGGCCATGCACGTACACACATGCATGAAGGAGCTCACCCAGGCTGCGTACTAACACCTTCTCATTGTTTTCCCATGGACAGTGCCACCAACAGACATCACACCAGGACCAGCTGCCAGTGTGCGCTTCTTGGGATTAGAGTTAACGTCACAGAGAGCAGAAATAGCACTGTATGTGCTTTTTGCCCTTTTGGGAGTTGGAGCATTGGCCTTGGCTCTTTTTGCATATAGGTATGGGAAGTTATCTAAAAGATCCCGTAAAAGATCACATCTGGAACTTAGTAAACTGTAAAGCTGCCACTTACTAAAGTGCTTCGCTTTTTATTGAAAGCCTATAGCATGAGGGGAAGAAACCTAGTGATTGTACTGCAGCAACTGTGATTTGCCCTAGAGACAGCTCCCCatcattttgttgtttgcttatcatcttcaaaatacaaaaataaaatgtaagtgGCCCCAATACTGTGCCTTCATATTTGAACAGTGTGGGATAATTAGATTTCCTTTAACTAGGGATGTGAAGCTGCATAGAGCACCTGTAATATTTAGGTCTCTAACACAGAGATGCACAGCACATGGTACAGCAGAGAGAAGGTGATGACCATTCCTCCAAAATAGCAGCTACCAGGCCCTTGTTTTGCAGCCCTATGCAAATTTTCCATTTTACCAGAAAAAGACCcatcttttctcttcctgtacCACCAAACCCCATTTCAGATCTGTCTGATGAGATTTTAATATGAACAACTCCCAGGTAAGGTCATTTCAACCAGAACAAGAGGAGTTCCATTCTATTTTCAATTTCAATGTACGATCCTAACTGCTTGCTTCCTTGTGACACAAGTACTTCTGAGGAACTTTGCAAGGGAAGACAGTtatgttttctggaaaatagTTTATTGAGTGCTTGGGAATTAAAAACTACAAGGTTTTGCTTGCAGTTGCAGAAGCAAGAACAAGGTTAAATTAGTTATCTGATTTACTACCTATAGTGCTTTTGAAACCCTCATTTTAATCAGTCAGTACCATGACCTTTATATTAATATCTGGCCCTTAAATTTATGCAGCAGAATATTTATAGATTAAAAAGTGCCTTTCTATGGCAGTAGGATAACGATTATGAAAGCTGATGGAGATTCTCAGTCTTTCCGGCTTCTTGCTTCTAGGCCTCAGCTACATCCACTCAATTTTTCTGACTTAGGTGACTTTATTCTGTACTCCACTGCAGGAGTAAGAATGAAGGAACTCAGTCAGGGTAAAATTAGCCCCACTTGACCTGAAGCTTTAGTTGACTTAGATCAAATaaggggagagaggaaaaataacccTAAACCAGACAGTGATTACCGCAGTTGCTCAAAACTACATCTGTTGTGTAGAATTTCCGTTCCAAGTATTGTTTTCATCTTCTCCATCATCTTGAGTCCTCAGtctatatatttttccttcttttttgaaGTCTTCCCCCCGCTTTTCCAATACTCGTTTCCTGACTGCTTGCCTAGAGTACAAATGACAATGAGGTTTGACAGTTTCATTGGTAGTAATTACACAAGAGAAGTAAATGCAATAAACAAAAATCATGCACCCTCCCTTCCCTGGAAAGTACCTGTCACTGAAGTGCTAGGTGGCTGCTTCACGTGAAACAGCCCAGCAAACCAAACTACCAAAGCAAACCCTGAACTGTCAAAATCAACCTTCATTTGCTCGAGTTTCTTTACAACCATACTATAACAATTCAACATCCAATTGTCATATTTTTATCTTCCAAACGCTATCAGCTGGAGACATTTGTCATTGCAGCTGAATTCCCTATTCATAAATGAACGCAAGGCAATGCTTTTTCTACTCTCTAATTGGAAATCGAAGCAAACAATATGGAGCTTGCTTAATTACACACATAAAAGCCAAGAAATCCTGGCTGGAGGTGCCATGCAGTTTACCAGACACCAGGTTATCCCTTTTAAGCAAGTGCAAGGGTGGTGACCAGAAACTATAAGGAGAGGGCAGCAGTTAAAAGACAGGTACAATTTAGTGAGACAGACACAGTTTAGTTCCCCACTGCACTATGGGAACGACTCCAGCAAGCAGTTTGAGAAATAGCCGCCTTTGACAGTTTTGATTACCTGCTTTGCTCAATGCTGCTGGATGCTGAAGGATTGGGATGGTCTGGCTGATGAGCTGATCTCACAGCAGACTGTGAAGGGGGTGGACTTGTAAACAGGAAGTTGCTAATAAATCTCCAAACCGCTATGAGGGGATAAAGTATTGTGCCCAAGAACTTCCAGAGATCACCGCCTGACGCCTGAACCACAGAAGTAGCAGGTCTTCCCGCCTGGTCACCAACACATAAAGCAATCTTGTCAGATATTAAAATCGTGTTCTTGTAGACAAGAGTATTTCATCCCTAACTTAAGACGCAGCACAGCAAACACAAGAGAACTCCTTTGGTTACACATTAGAAAAATATCTATGCCAGTGCTtatctgcttcagaaaaagtCCTCCTCCAATTTAGTtctaacaaaaattaaaagtaatctTGCAATCTGTCTTAGacacagaaaacaccaaaaTTCAAGCCAGATATTATCATGGCCAACCATAAGCAAATATACAGCTCAGTACTGCTGCTTGTAAGAAAATAAGAATCAAACAAACCAAAGGCCAACACCTACCGGCAGCAACACAACTGAAGCACTGGGTGCTAACTCTAGTTCCAGTAATGTCTTTCCGTAATCTTCTTTGGTAAACTCCCTTCTGGGAAACATTGTCGCCAGTGAAAAACTGCCATAAGCATTACCAACCGTCTGTGGAAACAAAGAAATCTTTATGACAGTTCACTTTCAAACAATTGCAGATCTGCCAGTTGAGTTACCTTACCAAGAGCTGTACATCAAACTTGTCTTCATATAGAACAGTATATCAAACTTGTCTTCATACAGAGCAATGACGGATTTTTCACATCCTGCCATCTTACTAACAATATGCTGCAGTGATACAAAGGCAGCTGGTGGCACTAGAGAAGGCTGCTACCAAAACCCccttcaaataaataaaaaaggaaagcagcagatgaCAATTCCACCACAACCAACAACTAGCTGATGCTACACCAAGTTGTAACCAGCATGTagctgagaaaacaaagcaccagtTTACCTGTGCAGCAAACTGCCTTGCTTCTTCTAGCCGTGCTTCAGATGGGAACTGGTTAGTAAAGGAAGATCCATCTGGAAGGCGGAACTGAATCCTGGCTATTGCACTGCAAAACACATATCGGAGACAGTCAGCAAATGAAGAGTTACAGACTGCAGCTCCAGAGGCTTTAGCTTGGTAGTACAGACGTGTGGAAGAGACAGACAGCCATCCTGCTTATGGCAGTACAGATGAGTTAAGTTTGGATCCACAGTTGATAACTACCTGTTTGTATCTCACAAttaatttcctctgttttttatCAGAGTCCAAGGCCCATCACCATCCAAACAAAGTATTTACAATCATCATACCAAAAAATGAGAAAGTTAACAAAATACAAGCCATCTTTTGTTCGTGCAGTCTGTATTACTTTTGATCCTTTATTTCAAGAGGTTCTACTGTGAGGGCACATATGTTTAGGCTGCCTTGGTAAGTAATTCTATACTCAACTTGCTATGGCCCATCATTATTGTTTAGGTTTCAACAAAACCCATGCTTGCTCTCTGTTCTGGGGCAGAACTAGACTCATAGTGGCTCCACAACTCTGCGTAAGGTCTCTTCTAATAGGTTAGAATATTTCTTAAATCAGCAGTGTTGGGCAAAGCAGGAGGCAGCTCTGACACAAACAGCTGTAAATCCAAGCCAAGCGTACACACAGCCATGGTTGGCACCATGCGCCCCAACGCACTTCTGACATTATCTCTTCTGTCTAGTCATCATCTACCACATTCCCATCACACCTAGTTTCCCACTGAGCCCCATTATACCTGGTAGTTACATCAAAGATCAGATAGAAAAACGTCTAACTAAAATTAACACACAAGGAAACTGGCTAGTGCGACATTATTAGGGTTGAAGGATGAAAAGAGAACAGAATATTCATGTAAACAGCtacaaataaatattataaaagAAAGTCAATTTTTTATGTCACTAGTTAAAACAGTGCAACATGGCATCCATAAGAGATTAGAACGTATATGAAATCTCTTTAAGtttctttacttcttttccccaaaacatACACTTCAGTCTCTACAGCAACTCACCTTCGCTCCTTTTGAGCTGCTTCTTTCCTGGCCTCTATTTCAGCTCGACTAgcctgaagagctgctgcttttgcagcttctgcttcttcctttgaTTTTGCAAAGCGAGCTGCTCTCTCAGCACGATCCTGTGAAAGgaccaaacaaaaaccttaaCTTTTAGAAGAAACTGTTCAAGTTCGTTAAAACAGAGAGCTAGGAACTGTCATCAGCACCTAACTACACAGACATAAGCAGGCCATGCGGAGAAAAGACAGCAGTGCTGCAAAGAATCGTCCATTGCCAAACTGCACAATCTCGTGCCATTAGCCAAGATGACACTTGACATTAGCCAAGATGAGACTTTTCAGTGAGTCACTGTTCCTGGATTATCTTCCCATGCAAGTTCAACGGACAGTGCAGATAAAGGGAAACGTCATACGACGAGTTACATAATTACAATTCCAACTGTTCTAGGCCAAAACCTCATAAGAGGGATTTAATTTATTACAtccatatatacatatacacatatatacaaacTTAGAAAATAATCCTCCCCACCATTCTGAGATCAGTGTTCTGCTGCATGTTCCACCATTAAATATttcctgtgattctgttctaGAACCATGCTTAAACTGCAATTATCTCAAGTAATATAGACAGAAAAGTTGGTATGTTCATTCAGATGGACGAatatgaaagcagaaatttcattttatacaTGAGAAATGCTAAATAAGCCTCAAACACATAAATGGCTATGATACAAAGCCACAGGGCTCCAACCAGAAAAATGGACAGTTTCATCAAATGAGAAAATTTATCAGCTTAGTACACTGGTGGCTGTTGCgagagagagaagcagcaacaaGCTatcttccaaaataaaaaatttaccATTGCAATCTGTTGTCTTATACGCTCTCTCGCAGCCctgtcttctgccttttctctgttcctttcctCTAACATACGTTTTGTCAATTCTTCTTCCTGTCGCCTTTTGTACTCCAACATTTCTTTACCAGTTTTTCTCCGCtcaatttctttcttaatttctttctgaataaaCAACAGAGACATTAGAATTAGACCACAAAACTGCCTCAGACAAGAGTAAGATGAGACTGAACTACACTagtttaaaaaggaattaagCATTTACTCAAACAAGGGTataagaaaaacagcaagtgGCTTTACACTTTCGTTTTACCtgttcttcttctttccttttctcttctcgTCTTTCTTCAAGCTTTTTTGTTATTctagatttaaaaataagtgaaaattcTTAAAATTGCAGTATcttattaacattttaaaatgttaataaagCATTTGCagagaacaacagaaaacacaaaaatgaacATGGACTGTAACATGGTGCTAATACCTAGTGTAACAGTAAGGATTCATTCACATGCCAGTGTACCATCCATAAGAAGCTGAGTTGGTGATCACCAGATCACCACCTAGTTTCCAACTTTTAATAAATTCTAATGTATTCCTTCTGTCTTCCACTCTATGAAGGAAGAATCTTAAA from Lathamus discolor isolate bLatDis1 chromosome 3, bLatDis1.hap1, whole genome shotgun sequence encodes the following:
- the UBXN4 gene encoding UBX domain-containing protein 4 isoform X1 — encoded protein: MMWFGGSIPAAIAAAKQRSSVFVVFVSGEDEQSTEMAARWEDEKVTEAASDGFVAIKIDTKSEACLQFSQIYPVVCVPSSFFIGDNGIPLEVIAGSISVEELVTRIHKVKQMHTVKGQSLENGSHSSVPCPSSQSDGAPENTQSRAAEFCDSPESVTSETMRPSASNDGANSDQTSQEATNSSDEQVSEAQPVNDLALKVERITKKLEERREEKRKEEEQKEIKKEIERRKTGKEMLEYKRRQEEELTKRMLEERNREKAEDRAARERIRQQIAMDRAERAARFAKSKEEAEAAKAAALQASRAEIEARKEAAQKERSAIARIQFRLPDGSSFTNQFPSEARLEEARQFAAQTVGNAYGSFSLATMFPRREFTKEDYGKTLLELELAPSASVVLLPAGRPATSVVQASGGDLWKFLGTILYPLIAVWRFISNFLFTSPPPSQSAVRSAHQPDHPNPSASSSIEQSRQAVRKRVLEKRGEDFKKEGKIYRLRTQDDGEDENNTWNGNSTQQM
- the UBXN4 gene encoding UBX domain-containing protein 4 isoform X2; translated protein: MMWFGGSIPAAIAAAKQRSSVFVVFVSGEDEQSTEMAARWEDEKVTEAASDGFVAIKIDTKSEACLQFSQIYPVVCVPSSFFIGDNGIPLEVIAGSISVEELVTRIHKVKQMHTVKGQSLENGSHSSVPCPSSQSDGAPENTQSRAAEFCDSPESVTSETMRPSASNDGANSDQTSQEATNSSDEQVSEAQPVNDLALKVERITKKLEERREEKRKEEEQKEIKKEIERRKTGKEMLEYKRRQEEELTKRMLEERNREKAEDRAARERIRQQIAMDRAERAARFAKSKEEAEAAKAAALQASRAEIEARKEAAQKERSAIARIQFRLPDGSSFTNQFPSEARLEEARQFAAQTVGNAYGSFSLATMFPRREFTKEDYGKTLLELELAPSASVVLLPASSQETSIGKAGGRLQKRRKNI